The following coding sequences are from one Roseburia hominis A2-183 window:
- a CDS encoding CgeB family protein — translation MGKILYFQWNSFMNDGIERALQKMNIIYDTFCYQFADWEKDDAFCEQFEAKIKTGAYRAVFSINYAPLISTVCARHDVRYISWVYDCPIHIRNLATLKNSCNTIYFFDRVQAEEYRSRGIDARHMPLAVDTELYRRIYETRSERAEREKYETDIALVGKLYRTEYQHYLQPLSAYQRGRLEGIIAAQLKVYGGYLIPDLVTDELLAELNDSYVKASGGKVSISRRELEFLLACETTGRERFLVLGLLSRHFATALWSNEKDERLTEVHYYGYADYYKQMPHIFHDAKINLNIALRVIQTGIPLRVLDVMGCGGFVLTNYREEIAEHFVNGAECVIYEDIEDMYAKAQYYLSHDTERRQIAANGLAKVQRDFTFEQALTGMLGAE, via the coding sequence GTGGGAAAGATACTTTATTTTCAATGGAATTCATTTATGAATGACGGAATTGAGCGTGCACTTCAGAAAATGAATATAATCTATGATACTTTTTGTTATCAGTTTGCGGACTGGGAAAAAGATGACGCGTTTTGTGAGCAGTTTGAGGCAAAAATAAAGACAGGGGCGTATAGGGCGGTATTTTCCATCAACTATGCACCGCTGATTTCAACGGTATGCGCGCGGCATGATGTGCGATATATTTCGTGGGTGTATGATTGCCCGATTCATATCCGCAACCTTGCTACGCTGAAAAATTCCTGCAATACAATTTATTTTTTTGACCGGGTACAGGCAGAGGAGTACCGGAGCCGGGGAATCGATGCAAGGCACATGCCGCTTGCGGTGGATACGGAACTGTACCGCCGGATCTATGAGACGCGGTCTGAGCGTGCGGAGAGAGAAAAATACGAGACGGACATTGCGCTTGTGGGAAAATTATACCGGACGGAGTATCAGCACTATCTACAGCCGCTGTCCGCTTATCAGAGGGGACGCCTTGAGGGCATCATCGCAGCGCAGCTAAAAGTGTATGGAGGCTATCTGATTCCGGATCTTGTAACGGACGAACTGCTGGCGGAATTAAATGACTCATATGTGAAGGCCAGCGGCGGCAAAGTCAGCATTTCCCGCAGAGAACTGGAGTTTTTGCTTGCCTGCGAGACAACGGGAAGAGAGCGGTTTCTTGTCTTAGGACTGCTGTCCCGCCACTTTGCGACGGCATTGTGGTCCAATGAGAAGGACGAGCGTCTGACAGAGGTTCACTATTACGGATATGCGGATTACTATAAGCAGATGCCGCATATTTTTCATGACGCAAAGATCAACCTGAATATTGCGCTTCGGGTCATACAGACCGGAATTCCGCTGCGTGTGCTGGATGTTATGGGCTGCGGCGGTTTTGTACTTACGAATTACAGGGAAGAAATCGCGGAACATTTTGTGAACGGCGCGGAGTGCGTGATCTACGAGGATATCGAGGATATGTATGCAAAAGCACAATATTACCTGAGCCATGACACCGAGAGACGGCAGATTGCCGCCAACGGCCTTGCAAAGGTACAGCGCGATTTTACATTTGAACAGGCATTAACCGGAATGTTGGGAGCAGAGTAG
- a CDS encoding GNAT family N-acetyltransferase, which yields MTARDLDELLQEQTAYERKCQIISEIAAYIDGMSNQAAYREQIDLLFAALEKSARDLESGGGLDDVCAKEIVGRVSDLKREQEKYQVWLLGEAADCAPVEKLLDVSQVHLLGTVRQISDGQRESDYIIICSQYENIAGIHWFGKVRLLRFDLFRLMNEISPEATYQQIKNKKEVTTAAGVVCGMSYEQKGICYERLARDIMCLAGPSQDLYTDYYRFLWAYDEITDRQKRRMEYCIIGMSAYRLWWDLSRGSQSLRVLGFYPQTKKLHHLDWAEDAAEAWEDQRICEKLMGQDFLERDFLGRFPGIAEICETKREEIYTPSKEQRKEDAKSIERIFHKPYPETYKENLAVLERWLEFLQKNNIKAVFLFMPFPAQFCELTSGEMKRQTYLVLENLCRKYGADLIDLGGDQTAFTDADFFDWSHLNAAGAAKVTRYLNEYLMRETKQEDRMRGLHLRPADAQDCRFLYELRNDPLVRASSFHTEEIPYEQHQKWYEQKRKNENCRIYILEDAGAPVGQVRADRDERGESAEISYAIAEWARGNGYASWMLAAAEEQLSEKGFCRELLAEVKNDNIASQKVFQKLGYEEQREDYGFSYRRAIGQNADGK from the coding sequence ATGACGGCGAGAGATTTGGATGAGCTGCTGCAGGAACAGACTGCATATGAGCGCAAATGTCAGATCATAAGTGAAATAGCCGCTTACATAGATGGAATGAGCAATCAGGCGGCATACAGGGAGCAGATTGACCTGCTGTTTGCGGCGCTGGAGAAGAGCGCCCGGGATCTGGAGAGCGGCGGAGGGCTGGATGATGTGTGCGCAAAAGAGATTGTCGGCCGAGTATCGGATTTAAAGAGAGAGCAGGAAAAATATCAGGTATGGCTTCTGGGGGAGGCGGCGGACTGTGCGCCGGTGGAAAAACTGCTGGATGTCAGTCAGGTTCATCTGCTTGGCACCGTAAGACAGATTTCGGACGGGCAGAGGGAAAGTGATTACATCATTATATGTTCCCAGTATGAAAATATAGCGGGGATACACTGGTTCGGGAAGGTAAGACTGCTCCGGTTTGATCTTTTCCGTCTGATGAACGAAATCAGCCCGGAGGCGACGTATCAGCAGATAAAAAATAAAAAAGAGGTCACAACGGCGGCAGGCGTCGTATGCGGAATGAGCTACGAGCAGAAGGGCATCTGCTATGAGAGACTGGCGCGGGATATCATGTGTCTGGCGGGACCGTCGCAGGATCTGTACACGGATTATTACCGCTTTTTGTGGGCATATGACGAAATCACGGACAGACAAAAACGCCGGATGGAGTATTGCATCATCGGAATGAGCGCGTACCGGCTCTGGTGGGATCTGTCACGGGGATCACAGAGTCTAAGAGTGCTGGGATTCTACCCACAGACGAAAAAGCTGCATCATCTGGACTGGGCAGAGGACGCCGCCGAGGCATGGGAAGACCAAAGAATCTGTGAAAAACTGATGGGGCAGGACTTCCTGGAGCGCGACTTTCTGGGACGGTTTCCGGGAATCGCGGAGATTTGTGAGACGAAAAGAGAGGAAATCTATACGCCGTCAAAGGAGCAGCGCAAAGAGGATGCAAAGTCCATCGAGCGTATTTTTCACAAACCGTATCCCGAGACATACAAAGAGAATCTTGCGGTTTTAGAACGCTGGCTGGAGTTTTTACAGAAAAACAACATAAAGGCCGTGTTTCTCTTCATGCCGTTCCCGGCGCAGTTTTGTGAGCTGACGAGCGGGGAGATGAAGCGGCAGACGTATCTGGTGCTGGAAAATCTCTGCCGCAAATACGGCGCGGATCTGATTGATCTGGGCGGGGATCAGACGGCATTTACAGATGCGGACTTTTTTGATTGGTCACACTTAAACGCCGCAGGTGCGGCAAAAGTGACGCGGTACCTGAATGAATATCTGATGCGTGAAACAAAGCAGGAGGACAGGATGCGGGGGCTGCATTTAAGACCGGCGGATGCGCAGGACTGCCGTTTTTTGTACGAGCTAAGAAATGATCCGCTCGTCCGGGCAAGTTCTTTCCATACGGAAGAGATTCCCTATGAGCAGCATCAGAAATGGTATGAGCAGAAGCGGAAGAATGAGAACTGCAGGATTTACATTCTGGAAGACGCCGGTGCACCGGTGGGACAGGTGCGGGCGGACCGGGATGAGCGGGGTGAAAGCGCAGAAATATCCTATGCCATTGCAGAGTGGGCGCGGGGAAATGGCTATGCGTCGTGGATGCTCGCAGCCGCAGAGGAGCAGCTTTCGGAAAAAGGATTTTGCAGAGAATTGCTTGCGGAAGTAAAG